A window from Taeniopygia guttata chromosome 10, bTaeGut7.mat, whole genome shotgun sequence encodes these proteins:
- the LOC140684807 gene encoding uncharacterized protein C15orf39 homolog has protein sequence MESRENLAEDPDTARQTHQRREQSPEVKRHPVPKRWWEVAGAQDHGTCFRPAVAVTPLYPGRRNSSPAPQDTPHGGPGEGNACKVKDAAKELIHPSLSVTPVKGLEELRDTKDLSSSPPMPVIHNVFSLAPCQEYLERAKVTDPILFCRKHLWEDSSCQNMGGSQEPAAVRDVSVVSSLRSGSDAEQSQEESCYGSIPKKPKAETQELESQEGSPDRVGTEEPPPKEMVLDFGFKKRLVEAGDTQRPPGFVEGTQDREDKEQKEATGGKVGSGEGAQPWVPEADSGDKSSFQSSANFMFQKYKLLPSLPPSPAPAAAPPHQLTQPSLHPSPPCSHSLAPSSASSWPQTLPRSWFPMPPPLRWRRRCWWVQKVGVLPSRTPSGQYFTSLHTLLCDTISGSVSRSSPELLQEWLKKAELAEELGEMPKSLPSPKNGSKAPIPQKPSNGKEIWLAYHDVGRLLTDLLSQLKTFMSACPFPHVVRAGAIFIPIHVVKEKLFPTLPGSLVDQVLQKHKVELHPTTLSEERHLRDLELKSCTSRMLKLLVIKRLPEIYPDLLNLHWHNSIRQQLGR, from the exons atggagagcagggagaatCTGGCGGAGGA CCCAGACACCGCTCGGCAAACCCACCAACGGCGCGAGCAGAGCCCAGAAGTGAAGCGGCACCCGGTGCCGAAGCGCTGGTGGGAGGTTGCTGGTGCCCAGGACCACGGGACATG CTTTAGACCAGCAGTAGCTGTCACACCCCTGTACCCAGGGAGGAGAAACAGCAGCCCGGCCCCTCAGGACACCCCCCATGGCGGACCAGGGGAAGGAAATGCCTGCAAGGTCAAGGATGCAGCCAAGGAGCTCATCCACCCTTCTCTGTCCGTGACCCCCGTCAAAGGCCTGGAAGAGCTGAGGGACACCAAGGATTTGTCATCCTCCCCACCAATGCCTGTGATCCACAACGTCTTCAGCCTGGCACCCTGCCAGGAGTATCTGGAGAGGGCCAAGGTCACAGACCCCATTCTGTTCTGCAGGAAGCATCTGTGGGAGGACTCCTCATGCCAAAACATGGGTGGCAGCCAGGagcctgctgctgtcagagaTGTCTCAGTGGTGTCCAGCCTGAGGTCAGGCAGTGatgcagagcagagccaagAGGAAAGTTGTTATGGGAGCATCCCTAAAAAGCCAAAGGCTGAGACCCAAGAGCTGGAGTCTCAGGAGGGCAGCCCTGACAGGGTGGGCACTGAAGAGCCACCCCCTAAGGAAATGGTGCTGGACTTTGGCTTCAAGAAGAGACTGGTGGAAGCTGGGGATACCCAGAGACCCCCTGGCTTTGTGGAGGGGACACAGGACCGAGAGGataaggagcagaaagaggctACAGGAGGGAAGGTGGGGTCGGGAGAGGGTGCACAGCCCTGGGTGCCTGAGGCGGACTCTGGGGACAAGAGCAGCTTCCAGAGCTCAGCCAACTTCATGTTCCAGAAATACAAActgctgccctccctcccacccagcccagcccctgcagcagcacccccacACCAGCTCACTCagccttccctccatccctcaccccCCTGTTCCCACAGTCTGGCCCCCAGCTCAGCATCATCCTggccccaaaccctccccagatCCTGGTTTCCAATGCCCCCTCCACTTCGGTGGAGGAGAAGGTGTTGGTGGGTCCAGAAGGTTGGTGTTCTCCCCTCACGGACCCCCTCGGGGCAGTACTTCACCTCCCTGCACACCTTGCTCTGTGACACCATTTCAGGCTCAGTGTCCCGCTCCTCCCcggagctcctgcaggagtggctgaagaaagctgagctggcagaagagctgggagagatgcccaaatccctgcccagccccaagAACGGCTCCAAGGCTCCCATTCCTCAGAAGCCCAGCAACGGCAAGGAGATCTGGCTGGCTTATCATGACGTGGGCAGGCTCCTCACTgacctgctctcccagctgaaGACCTTCATGTCCGCTTGCCCTTTCCCCCACGTCGTCCGGGCGGGAGCCATCTTCATCCCCATCCACGTGGTGaaggagaagctcttcccaacGCTGCCTGGGAGCTTAGTGGACCAAGTGCTGCAGAAGCACAAGGTGGAGCTGCATCCCACCACCCTCTCGGAGGAGAGGCACCTGAGGGACCTGGAGCTGAAGAGCTGCACCTCCCGCATGCTGAAGCTCCTGGTGATCAAGCGGCTTCCTGAAATCTACCCTGACCTGCTCAACCTCCACTGGCACAACTCCATCCGGCAGCAGCTCGGTAGGTAG
- the LOC140684808 gene encoding uncharacterized protein, with the protein MASKRYSQPADPVILKKLPRLEPATGFLPWQIPGTCSPVPHPGSESHFSYTGSYFACPLQSPKGPEQPPAGWSPTPAYLHYGHGALSQPVPAEGPLQNFLLCPPESLDTRLHRLDSWKSNDSLIRQEKLMARKKLNSPRCPLAVKNPVVVKKAVPLAVPKPVYGAPTSFLAPRMALLLRKQAESLQQRLGKVNLALPPATHPLHPSKPHRSDPCTNHSLLLPPSSLALPSREQLSSPTALPHYCVTFDKHGPPPSTPFLEASYPSAQSQKKMPEVPWPKLQLPDSSSVMQEMSAMCYPPHPYLLSPHRAGPLYHRPAPTVGEPSALPSCGYVASREPFPGTYLKPQDPSSYFPSPLEPHVPRTVGARLGAALRDAEPARDAELPRNTGYPGFAISLGDASTFHASFPGTEPGCEQHGADSPQWRAAPRHSSAFQPVCTPERLSGGSGGLAETFPERGGSWEKPRQREEEQLYQGRRNSSPDPQDTPHGGPGEGNACKVKDAAKDLIRPSLSVTPVKGLEELRDTKALSSSPPVPVIHNVFSLAPCQEYLERAKVTDLILFCRKHLWEDSSPQNTGGSQEPAAVRDVSVVSSLRSGSDAEQSQEESCYGSIPKKPKAEAQELESQEGSPDRVGTEEPPPKEMVLDLSFKKRLVEAGDTQRPPGFAEGTRDREDKEEKEAAEGRRNSSPAPQDTPHGGPGEGNACKVKDPAKELIRPSLSVTPVKGLEELRDTKALSSSPPVPVIHNVFSLAPYQEYLERAKVTDPILFCRNHQWEDSSPQNTGGSQEPAAVRDVSVVSSLRSGSDAEQSQEESCYGSIPKKPKAETQELESQEGSPDRVGTEEPPPKEMVLDLSFKKRLVEAGDTQRPPGFAEGTLDREDKEEKEATGGKSGPQLNIILAPNPPQILVSNSPSTSVEEKVLVVQKVGVLPSQTPSGQSFTSLHTLLCDTISGSVSRSSPELLQEWLKKAELAEELGVMPKSLPSPKNGSKAPIPQKPSNGKEIWLAYHDVGRLLTDLLSQLKTFMSACPFLHVIRAGATFIPIHVVKEKLFPRLPGSLVDQVLQKHKVELRPTTLSEERHLRDLELKSCTYRMLKLLAIKQLPEIYPDLLNLHWHNSIRQQLGR; encoded by the exons ATGGCCTCAAAACGGTACTCACAGCCTGCAGACCCTGTGATACTCAAGAAGCTGCCTCGTCTGGAGCCTGCCACCGGCTTCCTGCCCTGGCAAATCCCAGGCACCTGCAGCCCGGTGCCCCACCCTGGCTCTGAAAGTCATTTCAGCTACACGGGCTCCTACTTTGCCTGCCCACTGCAGAGCCCCAAGGGCCCCGAGCAGCCCCCAGCTGGCTGGAGCCCCACGCCCGCCTACCTGCACTATGGCCATGGTGCCCTGAGCCAGCCCGTGCCAGCTGAGGGGCCACTGCAGAacttcctgctgtgcccaccagAGAGCCTTGACACCAGGCTGCACCGCCTGGACAGCTGGAAGAGCAACGACAGCCTGATAAGGCAGGAGAAGCTGATGGCCAGAAAGAAGCTGAACAGTCCCAGGTGCCCCTTGGCAGTGAAGAATCCGGTGGTGGTGAAGAAGGCAGTTCCTCTAGCAGTCCCCAAGCCAGTGTACGGTGCCCCCACCTCCTTCTTGGCTCCCAGGATGGCTCTGCTACTCAGGAAACAAGCAGAGAGCCTGCAGCAGCGACTAGGGAAGGTAAATTTGGCCCTGCCCCCGGCCACCCACCCTTTGCACCCCAGCAAACCCCACAGGAGCGATCCCTGCACCAaccacagcctcctgctgcccccctccagcctggccctgccttccagggagcagctgagctccCCCACTGCCTTACCCCACTACTGTGTCACCTTTGATAAGCACGGgccaccccccagcaccccgtTCCTGGAAGCAAGTTATCCTTCTGCCCAGAGTCAGAAGAAGATGCCAGAGGTCCCCTGGCCCAAGCTCCAGCTGCCTGACAGCAGCTCAGTGATGCAGGAGATGTCAGCAATGTGCTACCCACCCCACCCATACCTGCTCTCACCCCACAGAGCTGGCCCCCTCTACCACCGCCCAGCTCCCACTGTGGGGGAGCCCAGTGCCCTACCCAGCTGTGGCTATGTGGCAAGCAGGGAGCCCTTTCCTGGCACCTACCTCAAGCCCCAAGATCCCAGCAGTTATTTTCCCAGCCCCTTGGAGCCCCATGTGCCAAGGACAGtgggtgccaggctgggggcGGCGCTGAGGGATGCTGAGCCAGCCAGGGATGCCGAGCTGCCCAGGAACACCGGGTACCCAGGGTTTGCCATCAGCCTGGGCGATGCATCCACGTTCCACGCCTCCTTTCCCGGCACGGAGCCGGGCTGTGAGCAGCACGGGGCAGACAGTCCGCAGTGGCGAGCAGCACCGAGGCACAGCAGCGCTTTCCAGCCTGTCTGCACCCCAGAGAGGCTTTCTGGGGGCTCCGGTGGGCTGGCTGAGACATTTCCCGagagaggagggagctgggagaaacCCAGGCAAAGGGAGGAGGAGCAACTGTACCAAGGGAGGAGAAACAGCAGCCCGGACCCTCAGGACACCCCCCATGGGGGACCAGGGGAAGGAAATGCCTGCAAGGTCAAGGATGCAGCCAAGGATCTCATCCGCCCTTCTCTGTCCGTGACCCCTGTCAAAGGGCTGGAAGAGCTGAGGGACACCAAGGCTTTGTCATCCTCCCCACCAGTGCCTGTGATCCACAACGTCTTCAGCCTGGCACCCTGCCAGGAGTATCTGGAGAGGGCCAAGGTCACAGACCTCATTCTGTTCTGCAGGAAGCATCTGTGGGAGGACTCCTCACCCCAAAACAcaggtggcagccaggagcctgctgctgtcagagaTGTCTCAGTGGTGTCCAGCCTGAGGTCAGGCAGTGatgcagagcagagccaagAGGAAAGTTGTTATGGGAGCATCCCTAAAAAGCCAAAGGCTGAGGCCCAAGAGCTGGAGTCTCAGGAGGGCAGCCCTGACAGGGTGGGCACTGAGGAGCCACCCCCTAAGGAAATGGTGCTGGACCTTAGCTTCAAGAAGAGACTGGTGGaagctggggacacccagagaccccctggCTTTGCGGAGGGGACACGGGACCGAGAGGataaggaggagaaagaggctGCAGAAG GGAGGAGAAACAGCAGCCCGGCCCCTCAGGACACCCCCCATGGGGGACCAGGGGAAGGAAATGCCTGCAAAGTTAAGGATCCAGCCAAGGAGCTCATCCGCCCTTCTCTGTCCGTGACCCCCGTCAAAGGGCTGGAAGAGCTGAGGGACACCAAGGCTTTGTCATCCTCCCCACCAGTGCCTGTGATCCACAACGTCTTCAGCCTGGCACCCTACCAGGAGTATCTGGAGAGGGCCAAGGTCACAGACCCCATTCTGTTCTGCAGGAACCATCAGTGGGAGGACTCCTCACCCCAAAACACGGGTGGCAGCCAGGagcctgctgctgtcagagaCGTCTCAGTGGTGTCCAGCCTGAGGTCAGGCAGTGatgcagagcagagccaagAGGAAAGTTGTTATGGGAGCATCCCTAAAAAGCCAAAGGCTGAGACCCAAGAGCTGGAGTCTCAGGAGGGCAGCCCTGACAGGGTGGGCACTGAGGAGCCACCCCCTAAGGAAATGGTGCTGGACCTTAGCTTCAAGAAGAGACTGGTGGaagctggggacacccagagaccccctggCTTTGCAGAGGGGACACTGGACCGAGAGGataaggaggagaaagaggctACAGGAGGGAAG TCTGGCCCCCAGCTCAACATCATCCTggccccaaaccctccccagatCCTGGTTTCCAATTCCCCCTCCACTTCGGTGGAGGAGAAGGTGTTGGTGGTCCAGAAGGTTGGTGTTCTTCCCTCACAGACCCCCTCGGGGCAGTCCTTCACCTCCCTGCACACCTTGCTCTGTGACACCATTTCAGGCTCAGTGTCCCGCTCCTCCCcggagctcctgcaggagtggctgaagaaagctgagctggcagaagagctgggagtgatgcccaaatccctgcccagccccaagAATGGCTCCAAGGCTCCCATTCCTCAGAAGCCCAGCAACGGCAAGGAGATCTGGCTGGCTTATCATGACGTGGGCAGGCTCCTCACCgacctgctctcccagctgaaGACCTTCATGTCCGCTTGCCCTTTCCTCCACGTCATCCGGGCAGGAGCCACCTTCATCCCCATCCATGTGGTGaaggagaagctcttcccaagGCTGCCTGGGAGCTTAGTGGACCAAGTGCTGCAGAAGCACAAGGTGGAGCTGCGTCCCACCACCCTCTCGGAGGAGAGGCACCTGAGGGACCTGGAGCTGAAGAGCTGCACCTACCGCATGCTGAAGCTCCTGGCGATCAAGCAGCTTCCTGAAATCTACCCTGACCTGCTCAACCTCCACTGGCACAACTCCATCCGGCAGCAGCTCGGTAGGTAG
- the LOC140684794 gene encoding uncharacterized protein C15orf39 homolog codes for MASKRYSQPADPVILKKLPRLEPATGFLPWQIPGTCSPVPHPGSESHFSYMGSYFACPLQSPKGPEQPPAGWSPTPAYLHYGHGALSQPVPAEGPLQNFLLCPPESLDTRLHPLDSQKSKDSLIRQEKLMARKKLNSPRRPLAVKNPVVVKKAVPLAVPKPVYGAPASFLAPRMALLLGKQAESLQQRPGKVNWALTPATHPLHPSEPHRSDPCTNHSLLLPPTSLALPSREQLSSPAALPHYCVTFDKHGPPPSTPFLEASYPSAQSQKKMPEVPWPKLQLPDSSPVMQERSAMCYPPHPYLLSPHRAGPLYHPPAPTAGEPSALPSCGYVASREPFPSTYLKPQDPSSYFPSPLEPHVPRTVGARLGAALRDAEPGRDAELPRNTGYPGFAISLGDASTFHASFPGTEPGCEQHGADSPQWRAAPRHSSAFEPVCTPERLSGGSGGLAETFPERGGSWEKPRQREEEQLYQGRRNSSPAPQDTPHGGPGEGNACKVKDAAKELIRPSLSVTPVKGLEELRNTKDLSSSPPVPVIHNVFSLAPYQEYLERAKVTDPILFCRNRQWEDSSPQNTGGSQEPAAVRDVSVVSSLRSGSDAEQSQEESCYGSIPKKPKAETQELESQEGCPDRVGTEEPLPKEMVLDLSFKKRLVEAGDTQRPPGFVEGTLDREDKEEKEAAEGKVGSGEGAQPPGAQADSGDKSSFQSSANFMFQKYKLLPSLPPSTEPTQQDGSSQAPQPSPCSSTPTPAHSAFPPSLTPLFPQSGPQLNIILAPNPPQILVSNAPSTSVEEKVLVVQKVGVLPSRTPPGQYFTSLHTLLCDTISGSVSRSSPELLQEWLKKAELAEELGEMPKSLPSPKNGSKAPSPQKPSNGKEIWLAYHGVARLLTDLLSQLKTFMSACPFPHVVRAGAIFIPIRVVKEKLFPMLPGSLVDQVLQKHKVELRPTTLSEERHLRDLELKSCTYRMLKLLAIKRLPEIYPDLLNLHWHNSIRQQLGLSSDTGQPYK; via the exons ATGGCCTCAAAACGGTACTCACAGCCTGCAGACCCTGTGATTCTCAAGAAGCTGCCTCGTCTGGAGCCTGCCACCGGCTTCCTGCCCTGGCAAATCCCAGGCAcctgcagccctgtgccccaCCCTGGCTCTGAAAGTCATTTCAGCTACATGGGCTCCTACTTTGCCTGCCCACTGCAGAGCCCCAAGGGCCCCGAGCAGCCCCCAGCTGGCTGGAGCCCCACGCCCGCCTACCTGCACTATGGCCATGGTGCCCTGAGCCAGCCCGTGCCAGCTGAGGGACCACTGCAGAacttcctgctgtgcccaccagAGAGCCTTGACACCAGGCTGCACCCCCTGGACAGCCAGAAGAGCAAGGACAGCCTGATAAGGCAGGAGAAGCTGATGGCCAGAAAGAAGCTGAACAGTCCCAGGCGCCCCTTGGCAGTGAAGAATCCGGTGGTGGTGAAGAAGGCAGTTCCTCTAGCAGTCCCCAAGCCAGTGTACGGTGCCCCCGCCTCCTTCTTGGCTCCCAGGATGGCTCTGCTACTCGGGAAACAAGCAGAGAGCCTGCAGCAGCGACCAGGGAAGGTAAACTGGGCCCTGACCCCTGCCACCCACCCTCTGCACCCCAGTGAGCCCCACAGGAGCGATCCCTGCACTAaccacagcctcctgctgccccccaccagcctggccctgccttccagggagcagctgagctccCCCGCTGCCTTACCCCACTACTGTGTCACCTTTGATAAGCACGGgccaccccccagcaccccgtTCCTGGAAGCAAGTTATCCTTCTGCCCAGAGTCAGAAGAAGATGCCAGAGGTCCCCTGGCCCAAGCTCCAGCTGCCTGACAGCAGCCCAGTGATGCAGGAGAGGTCAGCAATGTGCTACCCACCCCACCCATACCTGCTATCACCCCACAGAGCTGGCCCCCTCTACCACCCCCCAGCTCCCACTGCGGGGGAGCCCAGTGCCCTACCCAGCTGTGGCTATGTGGCAAGCAGGGAGCCCTTTCCCAGCACCTACCTCAAGCCCCAAGATCCCAGCAGTTATTTTCCCAGCCCCTTGGAGCCCCATGTGCCAAGGACAGtgggtgccaggctgggggcGGCGCTGAGGGATGCTGAGCCAGGCAGGGATGCCGAGCTGCCCAGGAACACCGGGTACCCAGGGTTTGCCATCAGCCTGGGCGATGCATCCACGTTCCACGCCTCCTTTCCCGGCACGGAGCCGGGCTGTGAGCAGCACGGGGCAGACAGTCCGCAGTGGCGAGCAGCACCGAGGCACAGCAGCGCTTTCGAGCCTGTCTGCACCCCAGAGAGGCTTTCTGGGGGCTCCGGTGGGCTGGCTGAGACATTTCCCGagagaggagggagctgggagaaacCCAGGCAAAGGGAGGAGGAGCAACTGTACCAAGGGAGGAGAAACAGCAGCCCGGCCCCTCAGGACACCCCCCATGGGGGACCAGGGGAAGGAAATGCCTGCAAGGTCAAGGATGCAGCCAAGGAGCTCATCCGCCCTTCTCTGTCCGTGACCCCCGTCAAAGGGCTGGAAGAGCTGAGGAACACCAAGGATTTGTCATCCTCCCCACCAGTGCCTGTGATCCACAACGTCTTCAGCCTGGCACCCTACCAGGAGTATCTGGAAAGGGCCAAGGTCACAGACCCCATTCTGTTCTGCAGGAACCGTCAGTGGGAGGACTCCTCACCCCAAAACACGGGTGGCAGCCAGGagcctgctgctgtcagagaCGTCTCAGTGGTGTCCAGCCTGAGGTCAGGCAGTGatgcagagcagagccaagAGGAAAGTTGTTATGGGAGCATCCCTAAAAAGCCAAAGGCTGAGACCCAAGAGCTGGAGTCTCAGGAgggctgccctgacagggtGGGCACTGAGGAGCCACTCCCTAAGGAAATGGTGCTGGACCTTAGCTTCAAGAAGAGACTGGTGGaagctggggacacccagagaccccctggCTTTGTGGAGGGGACACTGGACCGAGAGGataaggaggagaaagaggctGCGGAAGGTAAGGTGGGGTCGGGAGAGGGTGCACAGCCCCCGGGTGCACAGGCGGACTCTGGGGACAAGAGCAGCTTCCAGAGCTCAGCCAACTTCATGTTCCAGAAATACAAACTGCTACCCTCCCTCCCACCCAGCACTGAGCCCACCCAGCAGGATGGAAGCTCTCAagccccccagcccagcccctgcagcagcacccccacACCAGCTCACTCagccttccctccatccctcaccccCCTGTTCCCACAGTCTGGCCCCCAGCTCAACATCATCCTggccccaaatcctccccagaTCCTGGTTTCCAATGCCCCCTCCACTTCGGTGGAGGAGAAGGTGTTGGTGGTCCAGAAGGTTGGTGTTCTCCCCTCACGGACCCCCCCGGGGCAGTACTTCACCTCCCTGCACACCTTGCTCTGTGACACCATTTCAGGCTCAGTGTCCCGCTCCTCCCcggagctcctgcaggagtggctgaagaaagctgagctggcagaagagctgggagagatgcccaaatccctgcccagccccaagAACGGCTCCAAGGCTCCCAGTCCTCAGAAGCCCAGCAACGGCAAGGAGATCTGGCTGGCTTATCATGGCGTGGCCAGGCTCCTCACTgacctgctctcccagctgaaGACCTTCATGTCTGCTTGCCCTTTCCCCCACGTCGTCCGGGCGGGAGCCATCTTCATCCCCATCCGTGTGGTGaaggagaagctcttcccaaTGCTGCCTGGGAGCTTAGTGGACCAAGTGCTGCAGAAGCACAAGGTGGAGCTGCGTCCCACCACCCTCTCGGAGGAGAGGCACTTGAGAGACCTGGAGCTGAAGAGCTGCACCTACCGCATGCTGAAGCTCCTGGCGATCAAGCGGCTTCCTGAAATCTACCCTGACCTGCTCAACCTCCACTGGCACAACTCCATCCGGCAGCAGCTCG GTTTAAGCTCAGATACTGGCCAGCCTTACAAGTAG